The bacterium genome segment GTTCCAGCAGCGGCCCGCTCAACTCGACGCCGGCGGCGGCGGCGAAGGCCCGGGGCAGCGGCGGGGGTTCGCCCCGCACCGCCGCGACCACGGTCGCGCGCGCGAGCCGCAGCAGCAGGGACCGTTCCCGCGCGGTCAGCATTGCGGGCGCGTTCAAGATCCCACCGGCGCGGGCAGGCAGGCGACGGCGGCGGCGTAGCTCACCGAGAGGCTGAAGTCGCCGTCGCGGTCCGCGCTGCGGGCGTAATCGACCACGGCGGCGCGCGGGCGCTGCGGCCAGGGCAGGGACATCACCAGGGCCGCGGCCTCCAGCCCGCACATGGTGATGCCGGTGCGCTGCGCGTGGGCGAGCAGGGCCTCCGCGTCCCACGCCAGGAAGGCGTCCAGGACGCCCTGGTCCAGCTCGCGCAACCGCTCGGGCACGCGGTCGCGGAACGGGACGTAGCCGTACATGGCGCCGTAGTGCGTCAGGTCGGTCGAGACCACGAACAGGGTGGCGCCGTCGCACCAGGGCGCCAGCGCCTCGGCGGCCACGTAGCGTAGGGCCCGCGAGAGCCGCGGCACCAGCAGCGGCACGATCGGCGGCGGGTCGGCGGTCAGCGCCTGCAGCAGGGGGAGCTGGATCTCCTCCGCGTGCTCCCGGGCGTGGGCGTGGGTGTCCTCGGTGAAGGAGGCGTTGTGGGCGACGCGCGCGCAGGCGGCCCGGTCCAGGGGCACCTCGCCCAGCGGCGTGGCGTAGGCGTCCCAGCGCGGCGTCGAGATGCGGGCCAGCGCGGCGTGGTGGTTGGGGGCGAGGATCACGATGCGCCGGTACCCGCTCACCAGGCCGCGCAGCAGGCCCCAGCCGCGCCCCGCCACCCGCCCGGAATAGGCGTAGCCGGCGTGGGGCACCATCAGCACGACGGGCCGGCCCGGCGGCAGCCGCCGCGGTTCGGCGCCGGCCAGCAGGCCCGCGGCGAGCTGCCGCAACGCCTGCGGCGACTCGGGGTACCAGGAACCGGCCAAGGCGCTCGGGCGCACGTTGACGGTCGGCATCGCCCACCTCCGATGGCTGCGGGAACGCCCCGGATCCTACCAGACGACCGCCTTTCCCGCCATCGGTCATCCCGGCGACGACGGCCCCGGCCGGAACCTCGGGCTTGCATCCGGGCCCGTTCGGCATCATTCTGTTGGGGAGGTGGACGGCGTCGGCCGTGCGCCCTTATCCCCCACGGGAGGACCCGCGTGAAGATTTCCGAGAAGCCCCAGGGCGAGGTCATGATCCTGCAGCTGTCGGGCAAGATCATGGGCGGCGAGGATCACGAGCTGTTCCACAGCCAGATCAAGACCCTCATCAACGAGGGCTACGTGGACGTGGTCCTGAACATGGGCAAGGTCAACTGGATCAACTCCACCGGCTTGGGCGTGCTCGTCTCCGGCTATCACACGCTGAAGAAGAACGGCGGGCAGATGCGGATCTGCGACGTGAGCGGCCGGATCGACAACATCCTGAACGTCACCCAGCTCAAGCTCGTGTTCGAGACCTACGACAACGAGGCCGCGGCCCTCGCTTCCCTGGGTCATACCGGTTGAGCCACCCGCTGACCCACCCCGTCCACAGCTTCCACATCCCCGTCATGGGGACGGGCTTTACTGTGGACACGCCGCTGAAGGTGGCCCGGTACGGGATCTCCTCGGTCGTCTCCCTGGTCGACGACCTCCTGCTCGAACAGATGCGCGGCCTGGTCTGCCGGCGCGAGGGCCGCGGCTTCGAGGCCGTCCCCGCCGACGCCGAGGACGCGCGCGCCGACCGCATCACGCGCTACCTCGACCTGCTCGGGGAGCTGGTGGACCACCAGATCGACCAGGTGCGCGGGGCCGTCTTCGAGAAGGGCAGCGAGATCACCCGCTACTTCGAGATGCTCCCCGGATCGCCGCTGCGCGCCGCCTACGAGCGCATGCAGGAGGCCACGGGCCCCGCCCGCGCCCGACTCCAGGAGGAGCTGCGCGGCGCGGTCGTCGCCGGCGGCATCGACGTCAACATCATGACCAAGCTCGACCGCGTGCGCCTGCACCGCGGCAAGCCCCTCGGCCCCGCCTTCACCGACGCCATGAGCGCGCTGCGCGGCTACGCCCGCAGCCGGCTGCGCTCCTCGGTGATCCTCTCGGCGGGCGTGAACCGCCGCCTGTTCGGCTACCTGGCCGAGTTCGACGATTTCTTCCCCGACGGCGCCGGCGACATGCGCAAGCGGATCGTGCTGAAGGTGAGCGACTTCCGCTCGGCGCAGGTCCAGGCCCGGCTGCTGGCCCAGAAGGGCCTGTGGGTCTCCGAGTTCCGGGTCGAGTCCGGCCTCAACTGCGGCGGTCACGCCTTCGGCGGGACGGGCACGCTGCTCGGCCCCGTCCTCGAGGACTTCCGCCGCGAGCGCGCGCGCCTGTCCGCGCAGCTGCGCGAGAGCTGGGCCGCGGCCCTGGCGTCCCTCGGCCGCGTCGTCCCCGCAGCGCCCCCGGCGCAGCGGATCACGGTCCAGGGCGGCATCGGCACGGCCGAGGAGAACGAGCTGCTGCTGCACCACTACGGCGTCGACGGCACCGGCTGGGGCAGTCCCTTCCTGATGGTGCCGGAGGCCGTGAACATCGACCCGGTCCACCTCGAGCGGTTGTGCGAGGCCGGCGAGGACGACATCCGCCTCAGCGACAGCTCGCCGCTGGGCGTCCCGTTCTGGAGCCTGCGCAACTCGGAGAGCGAACTGGAGCGGCTGCGCCTGATCGACGAAGGTCACCCCGGCAGCGCCTGCCCCAAGGGTTTCCTGGTGGCCGACACCGAGTTCACCCCGGTGCCGATCTGCACCGCCAGCCGCGCCTACCAGCGGCGCAAGCTGCAGGCGATCGCGGATTCCGAGTTGAACGCGGCCGAGCGCGCGCGCCAGGTCGGCGACGTGGTGGTCAAGGCGTGCATCTGCCACGACCTGGCCGGCGGCGCGACCCTGCCCTCGGGGATCGATCCCGACGCCCGCACCGCGGTCTGCTGCGGCCCCAACGCGGCCTACTTCACGCGTCCGGCCAGCCTGCGCGAGATGATCGACCACATCTACGGCCGCGGCCGGCTGCCGCTGGCCGAACCGCGCCCCCACATGCTGCTGAAGGAACTGAGCCTGCACCTGGACCGCCTGCGCACCGCCGCGGCCGACCGACAGGACCAGGGCGCGGAAGCGGCGGCGAAGGTGCGCGAGAACCTGCAGGCCGGGATCGCCCACTACCGGGAACTGGCGGAGCGCACCTTGGCCGGCGCGCGTGCGAGCTTCCTCGAGCGGCTCGAGCACCTGCAGTCGGAGCTGATGTCTCCGAAGTCCTGACCGGAAGACCTGCCTGAACGTCCTAGCCGCGCCGCGCGAGGGTGCGCGCGTCCCGCAGCACCGCACCCAGCGCCGACGTCCCCGCCCACACCAGCCCCGCCCAGCCGTCCCGCGCGCAGCCGCGGCGCACGTACTGCCGCCAGAACGTGGCCGGCGCCGCGACCCACAGGTGCCAGGCCGCCCGTGCCCGCGAGGCGCGCCCCGCTTCCAGCCGCGTGTAGCAGTCGACCTTGCGCAGGTACTCCGGCCAGGACGACATGGTGTGGTGGTCGAGGGGGCCCGCGAGATCGCCGATCCGCGCGCCGGGGGGCAGGGTCACGCCCTCGTGGACCGCCGCGTCCACGAACGTCGCGCCCCGGGTGCGGAACAGGCGCAGGTGGGGGCGGCCCGACAGCTCGCGGCAGGTCATGCGGCGGCCCAGGACGTGCGTGTCCACGGGGATGCGCCAGGCGTCGCAGGCTTCGAGCGACCCGTCGGCGAGGCGTCGTCGCAGTTCCTCGCGCAGCGCATCGGTGAGGCGCTCGTCGGCGTCGATCCACAGGGCCCAGGGCGTACCCGCCAGCGCCAGGGCGCGTCGACGCGCGCAGCCGAAGTCGTTCACGTCCGCCGACTCCCAGCGCACGGCGAAGCGGCCGGCCGCTTCCTCGCGGGCCAACAGGGCCGGCGTGCCGTCGCGGCTGCCGGTGTCCAGGATCGCCAGCGCGTCGGCGACGCCCGCCAGGGAATCGAGGCACGCCGGCAGCCGGCGTTCCTCGTTGCGCACGATCATCGTCGCCGTTAGCTTGCGCATGGCCGCGGCTCCCCGGGTTGCGGCGGTTCGGTCATCCGGCGCACGATAGCACGCGCCGGACCCGCCGCGAAGCCCGGGCCGGCCGACCGCCGCCGCATCCACCACCGACCGGAGGTCCGACGTGACGCATCCCCAGCCGACGGCCCAGTCCGTCCGCGACGCCCTGCGCGAGGTCCTGGTGCCCGGCACCAAGGTCGACGTGGTCAAGATCGACCTGATCGGCGACGTGCAGGTCGCCGACGGCGCGGTCGAGGTGCGGATCAAGCACACCACCGAAAAGCAGGAGACCATCGACGCGGTGCGCGCGCTGGTCGAGGCGCGCCTGCGCGCGCTGCCCGGCGCGCGCGAGGTCCGCGTCGCGGTCGACAGCCCCGCGCCCGCG includes the following:
- the amrB gene encoding AmmeMemoRadiSam system protein B, translating into MPTVNVRPSALAGSWYPESPQALRQLAAGLLAGAEPRRLPPGRPVVLMVPHAGYAYSGRVAGRGWGLLRGLVSGYRRIVILAPNHHAALARISTPRWDAYATPLGEVPLDRAACARVAHNASFTEDTHAHAREHAEEIQLPLLQALTADPPPIVPLLVPRLSRALRYVAAEALAPWCDGATLFVVSTDLTHYGAMYGYVPFRDRVPERLRELDQGVLDAFLAWDAEALLAHAQRTGITMCGLEAAALVMSLPWPQRPRAAVVDYARSADRDGDFSLSVSYAAAVACLPAPVGS
- a CDS encoding STAS domain-containing protein gives rise to the protein MKISEKPQGEVMILQLSGKIMGGEDHELFHSQIKTLINEGYVDVVLNMGKVNWINSTGLGVLVSGYHTLKKNGGQMRICDVSGRIDNILNVTQLKLVFETYDNEAAALASLGHTG
- a CDS encoding glycosyltransferase family 2 protein; its protein translation is MRKLTATMIVRNEERRLPACLDSLAGVADALAILDTGSRDGTPALLAREEAAGRFAVRWESADVNDFGCARRRALALAGTPWALWIDADERLTDALREELRRRLADGSLEACDAWRIPVDTHVLGRRMTCRELSGRPHLRLFRTRGATFVDAAVHEGVTLPPGARIGDLAGPLDHHTMSSWPEYLRKVDCYTRLEAGRASRARAAWHLWVAAPATFWRQYVRRGCARDGWAGLVWAGTSALGAVLRDARTLARRG